From Virgibacillus natechei, the proteins below share one genomic window:
- a CDS encoding TasA family protein, with protein sequence MGIKRKLGMGIGSAVLGLALVGGGTFAYFSDTAEQTNSFASGTLDLSVDPEVNVQLENIKPGDWTNESFELENDGTLPIKYVDLQTEYSVTRDGESVVGTLEDAYAESLTVQFLKNSGGDKDHTIIYETSLKDLRDMNPEDLATEIDVEWELVWPFPPVYLPYEVEHTGLAAGDTADFDVKFVFEETGEDQNVLQNLDLDLTWTFEGFQEDGEEL encoded by the coding sequence ATGGGAATTAAACGTAAATTAGGAATGGGCATAGGATCAGCAGTATTAGGATTAGCATTAGTAGGTGGAGGAACGTTTGCTTATTTTAGTGATACAGCAGAACAGACAAATAGCTTTGCATCAGGAACATTAGACTTGAGCGTGGATCCTGAAGTGAATGTGCAACTAGAGAACATAAAACCGGGTGACTGGACAAATGAATCATTTGAACTTGAAAATGATGGAACCCTACCGATTAAATATGTCGATCTTCAAACTGAATATTCCGTTACGCGGGATGGTGAGTCAGTTGTAGGTACGCTGGAAGATGCATATGCAGAATCTCTAACCGTACAGTTCTTGAAGAATTCTGGAGGGGATAAAGATCACACCATAATTTATGAAACCTCATTAAAAGATTTACGTGACATGAATCCAGAAGATTTAGCAACTGAAATAGATGTTGAGTGGGAATTAGTATGGCCTTTTCCACCTGTTTACTTGCCATATGAAGTAGAACATACAGGACTTGCAGCTGGCGATACAGCAGACTTTGACGTGAAGTTCGTATTTGAAGAAACAGGAGAAGACCAAAATGTTCTTCAAAATTTAGATTTAGATTTAACTTGGACATTTGAAGGTTTCCAAGAAGATGGGGAAGAACTATAA
- a CDS encoding helix-turn-helix domain-containing protein: MIGEKIKNKRQEKEMSLSELAERAKVAKSYLSSIERNLQTNPSIQFIEKVSKVLGVSANDLIKEDNTEVTDKLDDEWLSIVQEAMKSGVTKEQFKEYLEFNKWRNKQ; encoded by the coding sequence TTGATCGGTGAAAAAATAAAGAATAAACGGCAAGAAAAGGAGATGTCTCTATCTGAGTTGGCTGAACGAGCGAAAGTAGCTAAATCATATTTAAGTTCTATAGAGCGAAACCTCCAAACCAACCCATCGATCCAGTTTATCGAAAAAGTAAGTAAAGTATTGGGTGTTTCCGCAAATGATCTAATTAAGGAAGACAATACGGAAGTAACAGATAAATTGGATGACGAATGGTTATCGATCGTTCAAGAAGCAATGAAATCAGGTGTAACGAAAGAACAATTTAAGGAATACCTCGAATTTAATAAATGGAGAAATAAACAGTAA
- a CDS encoding TasA family protein gives MLNIKHKLITSFVAGALGIILISGGTFAYFSDEIETTNNIQSGTLELGISDMEDGVLFEFDNKQPGDKFDYSFDLTNDGSLEIGDVTLFSIITDNEDFGSQITINSLKVNKDEIEADKEMSLDELEKLVIIEEFAVDEEIRVDVEFEFVEDENIDQNKYQGESMELEWKFQAMQTIDE, from the coding sequence ATGCTGAATATAAAACATAAATTAATCACGAGTTTTGTTGCAGGTGCATTAGGAATAATTTTAATTAGTGGAGGCACATTCGCGTACTTTAGTGATGAGATAGAAACAACAAATAACATTCAATCGGGAACATTGGAATTAGGAATAAGTGATATGGAAGATGGGGTATTGTTTGAATTTGATAATAAGCAACCAGGAGATAAATTTGACTATTCATTTGATTTAACGAATGATGGGTCATTGGAAATTGGAGATGTAACGCTATTTTCAATTATAACTGATAATGAGGATTTTGGAAGTCAAATTACTATTAATTCATTGAAAGTTAATAAAGATGAAATTGAAGCGGATAAGGAAATGTCATTAGATGAACTGGAAAAGTTGGTTATTATTGAAGAATTTGCGGTCGATGAAGAAATCAGGGTTGATGTTGAGTTTGAGTTTGTTGAGGATGAAAATATTGATCAGAATAAATATCAAGGGGAATCAATGGAACTAGAATGGAAGTTTCAAGCAATGCAAACAATTGATGAATAA
- a CDS encoding anti-repressor SinI family protein has protein sequence MMDTMEKRAIDYEWVNLMKEAKEQGMTLDEIRLFLSNAEQKENT, from the coding sequence ATGATGGATACAATGGAGAAGCGTGCAATCGATTATGAATGGGTGAATTTAATGAAGGAAGCGAAAGAGCAGGGGATGACACTTGATGAAATCCGTTTATTTTTAAGCAATGCAGAGCAGAAAGAAAATACATAA
- the tapA gene encoding amyloid fiber anchoring/assembly protein TapA: MRRTRLRKHRSNFQLFLLIGKVIMIWYLMVFSVTYLTTNTSAYFTNANNTNGIIYAGFWEPVDESSLAFIKNGNENIKTCEPTTLKAEIKNTADGDMQSDSTYDVYYIENGNPEKHGDKMDLGKGEGSIEALKSGETTELTFKASEPGRYAFVAYQHDEHVEEEAWSKSIKINCPPGHQTNTDENIEDKEETTKNNEKQTSEDEKPDEDNAASKEVEENEKEENEENETNTEEKNTKEEGKKDDEGGSEVEENADKEETKEESSNKATTEEEGDEG, translated from the coding sequence TTGAGAAGGACTCGGTTAAGGAAACATAGATCGAATTTTCAACTGTTTTTGCTTATCGGTAAGGTGATTATGATTTGGTATTTAATGGTTTTTTCTGTAACTTACTTAACTACGAATACCTCTGCCTATTTTACAAATGCGAATAATACAAATGGAATTATTTATGCAGGGTTTTGGGAACCTGTGGATGAAAGTTCATTAGCATTTATAAAAAATGGAAATGAAAATATCAAGACTTGTGAACCAACGACCTTAAAAGCGGAGATAAAAAATACTGCTGACGGGGATATGCAAAGCGATAGTACCTATGATGTGTACTATATAGAAAATGGCAATCCTGAAAAGCACGGAGATAAAATGGATCTTGGTAAAGGAGAAGGAAGCATTGAAGCGCTAAAAAGTGGAGAAACAACGGAACTGACTTTTAAGGCCAGTGAACCGGGAAGATATGCATTTGTTGCCTATCAACATGATGAGCATGTGGAAGAAGAAGCGTGGAGTAAATCGATTAAGATTAATTGTCCTCCAGGGCACCAGACAAATACAGATGAAAATATAGAAGATAAGGAAGAGACTACAAAAAATAATGAGAAACAAACATCAGAGGATGAAAAACCTGATGAAGATAATGCAGCAAGTAAAGAAGTAGAAGAAAATGAAAAAGAAGAGAACGAAGAAAATGAGACAAATACTGAAGAGAAAAATACAAAAGAGGAAGGCAAAAAGGATGATGAAGGCGGAAGTGAAGTAGAAGAAAATGCTGACAAAGAAGAAACAAAAGAAGAATCCAGTAATAAAGCAACCACTGAAGAGGAAGGTGACGAAGGTTGA
- the sipW gene encoding signal peptidase I SipW, with amino-acid sequence MKKRNVLKWGNRVISTVLMTLLVSVAAMVVFTSLSGGEPEVFGYQLKTVLSGSMEPEIQTGSIIAVESIDGSEEAATLQNGDVITFVEEENRLITHRITEVDTTENGVLYTTKGDNNNAVDSNPVLAENVVGVYSGVTIPYVGYVVNFAQSPEGSALLLILPGMLLFGYSIVSIWRTLNTLEKKQETETVDAK; translated from the coding sequence TTGAAAAAACGTAACGTATTGAAATGGGGAAATCGAGTTATATCCACGGTCTTAATGACTTTATTAGTAAGCGTAGCGGCAATGGTTGTTTTCACAAGTCTATCAGGTGGAGAACCAGAAGTGTTTGGTTATCAATTGAAGACAGTCCTATCTGGTTCGATGGAGCCTGAAATTCAAACCGGATCCATTATTGCTGTTGAATCTATTGATGGATCTGAAGAAGCAGCAACTTTACAAAATGGGGATGTTATTACATTTGTGGAAGAAGAGAATCGATTGATTACCCACCGAATTACAGAGGTAGATACAACAGAAAATGGCGTTCTTTATACAACCAAAGGGGACAATAATAATGCCGTAGACTCAAATCCAGTTTTAGCTGAAAATGTTGTAGGTGTATATAGTGGGGTGACAATCCCTTATGTCGGTTATGTCGTCAATTTTGCTCAATCACCTGAAGGGAGCGCGTTATTACTCATCCTTCCTGGCATGTTACTGTTTGGCTATTCTATTGTTTCAATATGGAGAACGTTAAACACATTGGAGAAAAAACAAGAAACAGAAACGGTTGATGCAAAGTAA
- a CDS encoding LPXTG cell wall anchor domain-containing protein, translating to MKGKKLRVFITAMLGSIILSLSVPSLPSVAEEAEEGAEIIINISPEDMLFDVDNMKPGDWAPRSAVIQNNGATAFEYVTTVRNDSESEKLFNELLLEVSDEEEELYNGKLADFDGLLPRSLEASSDEELNFIVRFPTGLGNDFQGLAAQFSLIFSASGEESQMEEEAVSAGTIGSSGGDGLAGGSRLPDTATNIFNLLLIGGLLLVSGGILIAYNRRRMRKADKPVNEA from the coding sequence ATGAAGGGAAAGAAGCTCCGTGTTTTTATAACAGCCATGTTAGGTAGTATAATTCTTTCTTTAAGTGTTCCAAGTTTACCTTCTGTTGCAGAAGAAGCAGAAGAGGGCGCAGAAATTATAATCAACATTTCACCTGAAGATATGTTATTTGATGTGGATAATATGAAACCAGGTGACTGGGCACCAAGGTCTGCTGTTATTCAAAATAATGGTGCAACAGCATTTGAGTATGTCACCACAGTTCGAAATGATAGTGAATCAGAAAAGTTATTCAATGAATTATTACTTGAAGTCAGTGACGAAGAGGAAGAATTGTATAATGGTAAACTTGCAGATTTCGATGGATTGTTACCACGTAGTCTAGAAGCCTCGAGTGATGAGGAATTAAATTTTATAGTAAGATTTCCGACAGGGTTAGGAAATGATTTCCAAGGATTGGCTGCACAATTCTCATTGATTTTTTCAGCGTCAGGAGAAGAAAGTCAAATGGAGGAGGAAGCTGTAAGTGCAGGAACAATTGGCAGTAGTGGCGGCGATGGATTAGCTGGGGGATCAAGGCTGCCGGACACAGCTACGAATATATTTAATTTACTATTGATCGGCGGATTGCTTCTGGTAAGTGGCGGGATACTAATTGCTTATAATAGAAGAAGAATGAGAAAAGCAGATAAACCGGTTAATGAAGCATAG